Proteins from a single region of Kwoniella newhampshirensis strain CBS 13917 chromosome 10 map unlocalized Ctg15, whole genome shotgun sequence:
- a CDS encoding hydroxyisourate hydrolase → MSRSPITCHVLDAAQGKPAAGVKVSLDILSLTSQASGQVASSEVPKTLASGVTNADGRCSDLLGAETQLQPGVYKMTFFSGEYFESIGTDTFYPLVEITFTYADPKQHYHIPLLISPFSYTTYRGS, encoded by the exons ATGTCGCGCTCACCTATAACTTGTCATG TCCTCGACGCTGCGCAAGGGAAACCCGCAGCGGGTGTCAAGGTCTCGCTCGATATCCTCAGCTTGACCTCACAAGCTTCTGGTCAGGTAGCTTCCAGCGAAGTTCCCAAGACGCTTGCATCTGG CGTTACCAACGCGGACGGTCGTTGCTCCGATCTCCTCGGAGCTGAAACACAGTTACAACCTGGAGTGTATAAGATGACCTTTTTCAGCGGCGAGTACTTTGAATCGATAGGTACCGATACCTTCTACCCTctcgtcgag ATCACATTCACATACGCCGACCCAAAACAACATTATCACATCCCGCTCCTTATCAGCCCGTTCTCATACACCACGTATAGGGGTAGCTAG